TAACTTCCGGGCCTTGATCGTGCCCGACAAATCCCTGCTTCGCCACGACGCCTTTCCCGGCCAGGACCACGACGGCTGGTATTACAAGATGTACTTCGACATGCTCAAGGTCATCTTCCGGCCCGATGCCCGCTACCGTCTCTATCTCGACATCAAGGACACGCGCGGGGCGCGGAAGGCGGCCAAGCTGCACGAGGTGCTGTGCAACGACCGCTACGACTTCTCGCGGCAGGTGATCGAGCGGTTGCAACTTGTTCATTCCCACGAGATCGAGCAACTGCAACTGGCCGACCTGCTCATCGGCGCGGTGGCCTATTTGAACCGAGGCTTGCGGGGGAATGCCGGGAAAATGGCGGTGATCGAGCGGATGCGGCAGCGCTCCGGCTACGACCTGACCCGCACCACCCTGCTGCGCGAGGAAAAGATGAACCTCTTTCGCTGGCACGCGGCCGAGGTGCAGGGATGAGCGATTCTCCCAACT
The sequence above is a segment of the Desulfuromonas sp. KJ2020 genome. Coding sequences within it:
- a CDS encoding DUF3800 domain-containing protein, coding for MSETFNIYCDESCHLENDHQKAMVLGAVWCPMDKTREIAVRLREIKQKHGLPPHFEVKWTKVSPAGKALYLELVDYFFDDDDLNFRALIVPDKSLLRHDAFPGQDHDGWYYKMYFDMLKVIFRPDARYRLYLDIKDTRGARKAAKLHEVLCNDRYDFSRQVIERLQLVHSHEIEQLQLADLLIGAVAYLNRGLRGNAGKMAVIERMRQRSGYDLTRTTLLREEKMNLFRWHAAEVQG